The genomic window TGTCATATTGTCATTTTACTATGTAATTTTTCATATAAAAAAGATAGAGTGTAATGTATGGGATTTTCTTATAGGATAGGGGTTCGTTATTTTTTAGGTGGAAAGATGAGTCCAATAAGTCTGTAAATTAGTTTTGCTATGGTGAATTGTGGATGGTGCAGGAAGGGAATGGGACTGAGTTCACTTACATCAAATCCGACAATTTTTCTCTCTTTTGATAAGACAGAGAAGAAATGATTAATCCATTCCCAAGTTAGACCTCCGGGTTCCGGTGTCCCAGTAGATGGGATAATACTTGGGTCAAAAACATCACAATCTAATGTGATGTATACCTGTTCATCGGAGAGGTCTACGATTTCTTTTATAGATATCTTTTCTCGTTCTTTTAGTTTATGGGCGTAGAAGGTGAAGACACGGTTCTTTTCTTGTTTTAAGATTTCTGGCTCTTCTGGTGCTTCACTCCGTATACCCACCTGAATTAATTTCTCATTATGTCGGTCTAAAATACGTGCCATAGCACAAGCATGGTTCCATTTGTCGTTTAGGTATGCATCTCGCAAGTCACTATGGGCATCCAACTGAATAATGGTGAGGGGTTTATATGTAGTTATATGTGCGTAAACTGAACCTACAATGCTTGAATGTTCACCACCAAGGGTAACAATGTATTTTTTCTTATTTAGCCAGTAGCTCACCTCTTTTTCTAATGTTTTTGCCAAATTTGAACCTGAGATGGAAGTAGTTCGTAGAGGGCATAATGTAGCAATTCCTCCGCATGTTTTATATGGCTC from Candidatus Hydrogenedens sp. includes these protein-coding regions:
- the speB gene encoding agmatinase yields the protein MNRSGKTYLSEKENFMALSQNFSHSDTANVIVLPVPFEKTSTFGKGSKKGPEAIINASHEVELYDTVLGYEPYKTCGGIATLCPLRTTSISGSNLAKTLEKEVSYWLNKKKYIVTLGGEHSSIVGSVYAHITTYKPLTIIQLDAHSDLRDAYLNDKWNHACAMARILDRHNEKLIQVGIRSEAPEEPEILKQEKNRVFTFYAHKLKEREKISIKEIVDLSDEQVYITLDCDVFDPSIIPSTGTPEPGGLTWEWINHFFSVLSKERKIVGFDVSELSPIPFLHHPQFTIAKLIYRLIGLIFPPKK